In one Halichondria panicea chromosome 4, odHalPani1.1, whole genome shotgun sequence genomic region, the following are encoded:
- the LOC135334475 gene encoding fizzy-related protein homolog, whose product MDLMKLFRSSVYHDKPGRESSVTTSPSASPRKVTSPSSSPRLSLKTQQSPYGKSPRSPRDVHYDRFIPNRRSTSLAKRCLFMNDLSPSKDKNDASIEPVKNETLTFQCALQNELLGKTITEVPDPHSTDDPLSPIVTPSPKENTLKFSLSPKKMNQLSKYTVSPVSKSTSKLLVSPQRVTRKIAKTPFKVLDAPELQDDFYLNLLDWSSQNTMCVGLGTSVYLWSACTCQVSKLCDLQDDGDVVTSVSWSDRSQHLAVGTVNGLVQIWDAAAEKKVATLHGHSARVGSLSWSTDMLCSGSRDHMILGWDHREASRPIKRYQGHTQEVCGLRWSPDGQLLASGGNDNKLFVWNRSSCTPYQRYSEHCAAVKAISWSPHQHGLLASGGGTADRTIRFWNTLTGTQIQSVDTGSQVCNLAWSKSTNELVSTHGYSQNQIIVWRYPALSQVAKLTGHAQRVLYLAMSPDGQTVVTGAGDETLRFWNVFYKSKSRKEPESRLSMHPFIR is encoded by the exons ATGGACTTAATGAAGCTCTTTCGGTCCTCA GTATATCATGACAAGCCTGGTCGAGAGAGCAGTGTGACCACTTCCCCCAGTGCTAGTCCTCGTAAAGTCACGTCTCCTTCCTCTAGTCCACGACTCTCCCTCAAGACGCAACAGTCTCCTTACGGCAAATCTCCACGTTCGCCCAGAGATGTGCACTATGACAG ATTCATTCCTAATAGAAGATCCACAAGTCTGGCTAAGAGATGTTTGTTTATGAATGACTTATCACCAAGCAAAGATAA GAATGACGCAAGTATTGAGCCTGTGAAGAACGAAACACTGACGTTTCAATGTGCGCTCCAGAATGAACTGTTGGGAAAAACAATTACGGAAGTACCG GACCCCCACTCAACTGACGACCCACTCAGTCCTATTGTGACTCCCTCCCCTAAAGAAAACACTCTAAAATTCTCATTGTCTCCTAAGAAAATGAACCAACTTTCTAAATACACAGTCTCACCTGTTTCTAAAAGCAC ATCAAAGTTATTAGTATCTCCACAAAGAGTCACTCGCAAAATAGCCAAGACACCATTCAAAGTCCTCGATGCCCCAGAGCTCCAAGACGACTTTTACCTAAACCTGTTGGACTGGTCCTCACAGAATACAATGTGTGTGGGGTTGGGCACGTCTGTCTACCTGTGGAGTGCTTGCACCTGTCAAGTCTCAAAGCTGTGTGACCTCCAGGATGATGGAGATGTGGTCACCTCTGTCTCCTGGTCTGACAGA AGTCAACATTTGGCAGTGGGCACTGTGAATGGCCTGGTGCAGATCTGGGATGCAGCTGCTGAGAAGAAAGTGGCCACTTTACACGGACACTCAGCACGAGTGG GCTCTTTGTCATGGAGTACGGACATGCTGTGTTCTGGAAGCAGAGATCACATGATTCTGGGCTGGGACCATCGAGAGGCATCTCGTCCAATCAAACGCTACCAAGGTCACACGCAGGAGGTGTGTGGACTTAGATGGTCACCTGACGGTCAGCTCTTAGCCTCAGGTGGCAATGACAACAAG TTGTTTGTGTGGAACCGTTCATCGTGTACACCCTACCAACGATACTCTGAACACTGCGCAGCTGTAAAAGCCATCTCCTGGTCTCCACACCAACACGGACTACTGGCGTCAGGAGGGGGGACAGCAGACCGGACAATTCGCTTTTGGAACACTCTCACTGGGACACAGATTCAGTCAGTGGACACTGGTTCGCAG GTATGCAACCTGGCATGGTCCAAGAGCACTAATGAGTTAGTGAGCACACATGGCTACTCTCAAAACCAAATTATTGTATGGAGGTACCCGGCTCTGTCTCAAGTGGCCAAGCTAACAGGGCATGCCCAAAGGGTCCTTTATCTA GCAATGTCACCTGATGGTCAGACAGTGGTCACAGGGGCTGGTGACGAAACACTGAGGTTCTGGAATGTTTTCTACAAATCAAAGTCTCGAAAGGAGCCAGAGTCACGTCTAAGTATGCATCCCTTTATTCGGTGA